One Pseudobutyrivibrio xylanivorans genomic window, CTCTATCATTGACACATTTACAAGGGTCAAGATTAAGGTTTTTTATCATTTTCATCGGAGCAATGATTAATTGCTTTCCCTTGCAATAAGGACAATCCTTTATGTGATACTTCTTACCAGTTTCCGTAATATAAAGCTCATTTTGTATATTTCCAACAGCAGTGCTTGTTGAATCGTAAAGAAGCTCTTTTACGACTTGTACTATATTACATGTCAAAATCTTTTTGTAAGAGTTGGTTCCAGCAAGAAGATCCTCTAAATCTATTCTGTTACCACTAGGTTCTTGTATTCTAAATTTTTGTAGTATAATAGCTTCTTGCTTTGCTATAGCATGAACAAGTCTATCTATCCTCCTAGCCAAATTGGGTTTAATTAAGTCCGGATGTCGCTTCTTTATGGCGTTATACAACATAAAGTCATTCTTTGATTTACACATATATTTATTCAGTTCTGACTGTAATAAATTGGCGTCCTCTAGATAATATATTTCCGAATCGATTCTCCCTCTTAAGGATTGAATATACTCAGTATCCGATTTGAGCTTTCCTTTGGCCTTTGTAGCCTTTACAGAATTGCCCAGCTTTAATAATAGTTCATATATTATATCTTCATCTGACCTAGTCATTGATATACACCTCTATCAGCTAATTACATCTTAATCTCTTTTGAATACGATAATTTCTTCCAGTGTGCATTCAAATAACTGAGACAGTAACTATTTTAGAAGGTCCTTATTCTCCCTTAATAATCTATCCTGCAAGATATTCATCAACAAAATTCTCAAAATCCTGACGAATTCCCACATATCTTTCATACTCACATATGAATTTTTTTTCATATATGGAATACGGCATTAAATATGACTCTCTAAGAGTCGTAGAAAATATTCTATTGATCTTATCTGGATTCAATTTTTCATATACTCTTTTATACAAAAGATTTACGTCATTATGTCTCTCATCTATTCTATTTAGCAAAATACCTCTAATAGCAAATTTTTCATTAAACTGCTTCATCTCCAACATCTCATCTATATAATCATGAATACAACTCTCATGAAGATAATTAGTAACTGGAATAATAAGCTCATCGGCTACTGTAGCAAATAAACGATTCTTTACTAAGTTTCCAGCTGGTAAATCTATTACGCCATAATCGTAAAATAGGTTTATAGTTTCAAATTGCTTCTGCAACAATAAAATTACTTTGGCTGTATCTATTCCGTCCACTCTGCAATTTGAACTCCCCCTTACATAGTCAAAATATTCTCCTCGTTGAATGGTTTCTACAATTGTTTTTTTCTCATATATTACATCCTTAATTGTTGATTTGTTATCATCATCAATATAACAATCTAACGAGGCCAGTCCATCTCCATCAATCATCAATGTTCGAAAGCCTTTTTTATTTAGCAAAGCCGCAAAATTATGAGCAATAACCGATTTGCCCTGTCCTCCAAGTATATTACCTATCAGCACAACTCTCATAGTATTTTCTCCTATAATTTAACTTTCAATGATACCTTTAGATACCCCGTGATACCTAGCGATACCTAAATACTACAATAGTTATTTTTTCTATTTCTGTCAATAAAAAAAAGTAGCACCTTAAGTACTACTTTTTATATCTTTCACCTGTTTCTTTTATAATGTTGCATGCGTCTTTTAAAATTTTTAAATCATCATTCTCAAATATAGATTCATTTTCATTCACGATTTTATTAATCGAATCATTAAGCATTATAATTTCATTAATTGCATCATTAAAATCATTATTTACATTAACATTCACTATATCCTCAGATCTGCATATGTTTCTATACTTTCTTAATGAAAAATCATCAATATTTAACTCTTTTTTTGCCCTAGAAATGAATAATGAGAAGTTTTTTTGTGAAACTCTCTTTCCGTTATTATTAAGGAAAATATAATCATCGTCTTTTTTTCCTTCTGCCAGCTTAGTGAGACAGCGTACTACTAATTTATGATGCTCTTCTGGTAATCGAAACTCATATTCAGGAATAAATATAATAGTCTCAGGAGTGAAATAAACTCTCTTCCCACTAGTAACTTCTATATCTTTTAATTTAATGTCTAAAATTGTATTTAATTCCGCATAAGAATAATCATACAAAGTGAGTATGACAAAATAATCAAGCCTTCCTCTTTGTATCATATATTCCTTTATCTTATCAATTTTGTCGTGCCATATAGAGTAATCAATGTTCGAGATGCTCATATTGTCCTCTCTCTATTATCTTTACTTTTGCCTTAGTCTATCATAATTATCTCTAAAACTCTATTAGCTACCCTCATTTACACTAAAAAGAAATGACCTACCAGATTGAACTCTGATAGGTCAAAGTTTATTTGCTAAATAAGGCTTTTTCTAATTCATCCATATCTACATCTCTTTGGCTGAAGTTATGAAATGAGTTCTTTGCTTTCTTTCCATCATTAGCAGAAACTTTTGGTGTTGCTCCCTGTTCAATCATTCTACAAACATATCCAAGT contains:
- a CDS encoding ParA family protein — translated: MRVVLIGNILGGQGKSVIAHNFAALLNKKGFRTLMIDGDGLASLDCYIDDDNKSTIKDVIYEKKTIVETIQRGEYFDYVRGSSNCRVDGIDTAKVILLLQKQFETINLFYDYGVIDLPAGNLVKNRLFATVADELIIPVTNYLHESCIHDYIDEMLEMKQFNEKFAIRGILLNRIDERHNDVNLLYKRVYEKLNPDKINRIFSTTLRESYLMPYSIYEKKFICEYERYVGIRQDFENFVDEYLAG
- a CDS encoding phage integrase family protein, with translation MIQRGRLDYFVILTLYDYSYAELNTILDIKLKDIEVTSGKRVYFTPETIIFIPEYEFRLPEEHHKLVVRCLTKLAEGKKDDDYIFLNNNGKRVSQKNFSLFISRAKKELNIDDFSLRKYRNICRSEDIVNVNVNNDFNDAINEIIMLNDSINKIVNENESIFENDDLKILKDACNIIKETGERYKK